One genomic window of Azospirillum sp. TSH100 includes the following:
- a CDS encoding RNA methyltransferase — MTRPPLLIESPQNPQFKLWESALESRGLKKNGKFLLAGLKTVPEALRQHPERFERLLFTDPAQIAGWRLPPGVEPVQLAPALFRTLDVSGTGFPLLVGAVPKMPAIDLSQPPHGLELLCALGDPSNLGALLRSAAAFGVSRIVLLEGAAHPFHPKCLRAASNAQFALTLFRGPRWNAVNEAAGPLYALDGGGEDLTRFDWPADMRLILGEEGQGVPADCPAERLSVPTTGTVESLNATVAVSVALFARYAAIKG, encoded by the coding sequence ATGACCCGCCCGCCCCTGCTGATCGAAAGCCCGCAGAACCCGCAGTTCAAGCTGTGGGAATCGGCGCTGGAAAGCCGCGGGCTGAAGAAGAACGGCAAGTTCCTGCTGGCCGGCCTGAAGACGGTGCCGGAAGCGCTGCGCCAACATCCCGAGCGATTCGAGCGGCTGCTGTTCACCGACCCCGCCCAGATCGCGGGGTGGCGCCTGCCGCCGGGTGTCGAACCGGTACAGCTCGCCCCCGCCCTGTTCCGGACGCTGGACGTGTCGGGCACCGGCTTTCCGCTGCTGGTCGGTGCCGTACCGAAGATGCCGGCCATCGACCTGTCGCAGCCGCCGCACGGATTGGAACTGCTGTGCGCGCTGGGCGATCCCAGCAATCTGGGCGCCCTGCTGCGCAGTGCGGCGGCCTTCGGCGTGTCGCGGATCGTCCTGCTGGAGGGGGCGGCGCATCCCTTCCACCCCAAGTGCCTGCGCGCGGCCTCCAATGCCCAATTCGCGCTGACCCTGTTCCGTGGCCCGCGCTGGAACGCGGTGAACGAGGCGGCGGGCCCGCTCTATGCGCTGGACGGCGGCGGCGAGGATCTGACCCGCTTCGACTGGCCGGCGGACATGCGGCTGATCCTGGGCGAGGAGGGCCAGGGCGTGCCGGCCGACTGTCCGGCGGAGCGGCTGTCGGTGCCGACGACCGGAACGGTGGAGTCGCTGAATGCCACGGTGGCGGTCAGCGTGGCGCTGTTCGCGCGGTATGCGGCCATCAAGGGGTAG
- a CDS encoding NUDIX domain-containing protein encodes MTILSLANDSTAEDERIRIRDVTLLSDDWYVLKKTTFDYRRRDGSWQTLSRETYDRGNGAALLLYDPTRGTVLLTRQFRFPAYVNGHVEPLLEVCAGLLDDRSPEDAIRAEAEEELGVTIQAPRRVFDAFMSPGSVTERLAFFVAEYRAADRRDGGGVAEEGEDIEVVELTFADALAMVGSGAILDGKTIMLLQHAALHGLLPR; translated from the coding sequence ATGACAATCCTTTCGCTTGCAAACGACTCCACTGCCGAGGACGAGCGCATCCGCATCCGCGACGTCACGCTGCTGTCCGACGACTGGTATGTGCTGAAGAAGACCACTTTCGACTATCGCCGCCGCGACGGCAGCTGGCAGACCCTAAGCCGGGAGACCTATGACCGCGGCAACGGGGCGGCTCTGCTGCTCTACGATCCGACCCGCGGCACCGTCCTGCTGACCCGGCAGTTCCGCTTTCCCGCCTATGTCAACGGCCACGTCGAACCGCTGCTGGAGGTCTGCGCCGGCCTGCTCGACGACCGCAGTCCGGAAGACGCGATCCGGGCCGAGGCCGAGGAGGAGCTCGGAGTGACCATCCAGGCGCCCCGCCGGGTATTCGACGCCTTCATGAGCCCCGGCTCGGTAACGGAGCGGCTGGCCTTCTTCGTCGCCGAATACCGCGCCGCCGACCGCAGGGACGGCGGTGGCGTCGCCGAGGAGGGCGAGGACATCGAGGTGGTCGAGTTGACCTTCGCCGATGCCCTTGCCATGGTCGGCAGCGGGGCGATCCTGGACGGCAAGACCATCATGCTGTTGCAGCACGCCGCCCTTCACGGCCTGCTGCCGCGGTGA
- a CDS encoding HWE histidine kinase domain-containing protein, with translation MSGAVPSGSVDLTDCDREPIHQLGLIQPTGFLIAVTADWIVVHVSANIGRWLGVEPDDLLGHPLARVITGEALHTIRGRLQIAHINGSVERAFGVHLSDVAPVCDVAVHLSGSTIVIEAEPSEGEGPQDSGSLLRSMIARVQNTRGFDAFCREAARQMRALTGFDRVMVYRFAPDGAGEVIAESAVHGIGSFLGQRYPASDIPQQARRLYERSWLRCIGDVNAAPVPVMPAVDPLGQPLDLSLSLLRSVSLIHVEYLRNMGVNASLSVSILRHGKLWGLFACHHRHARSLSFERRTTAELFGQMVSLLLEGREREQESQQEAQARRAHVRIMSMIADSESPLDSLVSFAMELRTLIDCDGFACCIDGQLHMEGETPTREEVLGVMRFLHRTPPSRIYLTDQLGTVHPAAGDFTERACGLLAIPVSRTPRDYLVFFRKELVRTITWGGDPTKPAEYGPNGPRLTPRKSFEAWKETVRGRSKPWTELDERNAESLRVTLLEVVLRLADVAGRTRKEATERQELLIAELNHRVRNILSLVRALVRQSESGAETVQQFVAIVAGRIEALARAHDQITADNWGPASLRALIVAEVGAYLSASSERVRLSGPEVLLAPQAFSVFALVVHELTTNSAKYGALSDSGGWVEADWSIDEGGRLLIDWQENGGPPVRAPSRTGFGTTVIERSVPHDLQGEAEVTYALSGLRARFMIPARFVTIADSLPGGGGRSLPVPAADFSIGGPVLLLEDNMIIAMATEDVLLSFNASRVNTAAGVRHALRLIDEDPPVVGVLDINLGNETSVAVAERLRELGIPFVFATGYGEFAAVPERFTDVPVLKKPYGSDQVVQVLASVMG, from the coding sequence ATGAGCGGCGCGGTTCCTTCGGGGTCAGTCGACCTCACCGATTGCGACCGGGAGCCCATCCACCAGCTGGGCCTTATCCAACCAACCGGTTTCCTGATCGCCGTCACGGCCGATTGGATCGTCGTCCATGTCTCCGCCAACATCGGCCGTTGGCTGGGGGTGGAGCCCGATGACCTGCTGGGGCATCCGCTGGCCCGCGTCATCACGGGCGAGGCGTTGCACACCATTCGCGGCCGGCTGCAGATCGCCCATATCAACGGCAGCGTCGAGCGTGCCTTCGGGGTTCATCTGTCGGACGTCGCCCCGGTCTGCGACGTGGCGGTCCACCTGTCCGGCTCCACCATTGTGATCGAGGCCGAACCGAGCGAAGGGGAGGGGCCGCAGGATTCCGGATCGCTGCTGCGTTCGATGATCGCGCGGGTGCAGAACACCCGTGGTTTCGACGCGTTCTGCCGCGAGGCGGCGCGGCAGATGCGGGCGCTGACCGGCTTCGACCGGGTGATGGTCTACCGCTTCGCCCCCGACGGGGCGGGGGAGGTGATCGCGGAATCGGCGGTGCACGGCATTGGCAGCTTCCTCGGTCAGCGCTATCCGGCCTCCGATATCCCGCAGCAGGCCCGGCGCCTGTATGAACGCAGCTGGCTGCGCTGCATCGGCGACGTCAACGCGGCGCCGGTGCCGGTGATGCCGGCGGTCGATCCGCTGGGGCAGCCGCTGGACCTGTCGCTCAGCCTGCTGCGCAGCGTGTCGCTGATCCATGTCGAATATCTGCGCAACATGGGGGTGAATGCCTCGCTGTCGGTGTCGATCCTGCGGCACGGCAAGCTGTGGGGCCTGTTCGCCTGCCATCACCGCCATGCCCGCTCGCTGTCCTTCGAGCGGCGGACCACCGCCGAGCTGTTCGGCCAGATGGTCTCGCTGTTGCTGGAGGGGCGTGAGCGCGAGCAGGAGAGCCAGCAGGAGGCGCAGGCCCGCCGCGCCCATGTCCGCATCATGTCGATGATCGCCGACAGCGAGTCGCCGCTGGACAGCCTCGTCTCCTTCGCGATGGAGCTGCGGACGCTGATCGACTGCGACGGCTTCGCCTGCTGCATCGACGGCCAGCTGCACATGGAAGGCGAGACGCCGACGCGGGAGGAGGTGCTGGGCGTCATGCGCTTCCTGCACCGGACGCCGCCCAGCAGGATCTACCTGACCGACCAGCTGGGGACCGTCCATCCGGCGGCCGGCGACTTCACCGAACGGGCCTGCGGCCTGCTGGCGATCCCGGTGTCGCGCACGCCGCGCGACTATCTGGTCTTCTTCCGCAAGGAGTTGGTCCGCACCATCACCTGGGGCGGCGACCCGACCAAGCCGGCGGAATACGGCCCCAATGGTCCGCGCCTGACTCCGCGCAAGAGCTTCGAGGCGTGGAAGGAGACGGTGCGCGGCCGGTCGAAGCCCTGGACCGAACTGGACGAGCGCAATGCCGAATCCCTGCGGGTGACCCTGCTGGAGGTGGTGCTGCGGCTGGCCGACGTCGCCGGCCGCACCCGCAAGGAGGCAACCGAGCGGCAGGAGTTGCTGATCGCCGAGTTGAACCACCGCGTCCGCAACATCCTCAGCCTCGTCCGCGCGCTGGTGCGGCAGAGCGAGAGCGGGGCGGAAACGGTGCAGCAGTTCGTCGCCATCGTCGCCGGCCGCATCGAGGCGCTGGCCCGTGCCCATGACCAGATCACCGCCGACAATTGGGGACCGGCCTCGCTGCGCGCCCTGATCGTGGCGGAGGTCGGCGCCTATCTGTCGGCCAGCAGCGAGCGGGTGCGCCTGTCCGGGCCGGAGGTGCTGCTGGCGCCGCAGGCCTTCTCCGTCTTCGCACTGGTGGTGCATGAGCTGACCACCAATTCGGCCAAATATGGCGCGCTCAGCGACAGCGGCGGCTGGGTCGAGGCCGACTGGTCGATCGACGAGGGCGGGCGGCTGCTGATCGACTGGCAGGAGAATGGCGGCCCGCCGGTGCGGGCGCCGTCGCGGACCGGCTTCGGCACCACGGTGATCGAACGCTCGGTTCCCCATGATCTGCAGGGCGAGGCGGAGGTGACCTATGCCCTGTCCGGCCTGCGGGCGCGCTTCATGATCCCGGCCCGGTTCGTCACCATCGCCGACAGCCTGCCGGGCGGCGGCGGCCGCAGCCTGCCGGTGCCGGCGGCCGATTTCTCCATCGGCGGCCCGGTCCTGCTGCTGGAGGACAACATGATCATCGCCATGGCGACGGAGGACGTGCTGTTGAGCTTCAACGCAAGCCGTGTCAACACCGCCGCCGGCGTCCGTCACGCGCTGCGCCTGATCGACGAGGACCCGCCGGTGGTGGGGGTGCTGGACATCAATCTCGGCAACGAGACTTCGGTCGCTGTGGCCGAGCGGCTGCGGGAGTTGGGAATCCCGTTCGTGTTCGCCACCGGCTACGGCGAGTTCGCCGCGGTGCCGGAGCGCTTCACGGATGTGCCGGTGCTGAAGAAGCCCTACGGGTCGGATCAGGTGGTGCAGGTGCTGGCGTCGGTGATGGGGTAG